The Oncorhynchus tshawytscha isolate Ot180627B linkage group LG08, Otsh_v2.0, whole genome shotgun sequence genome window below encodes:
- the LOC112256325 gene encoding H/ACA ribonucleoprotein complex subunit 1 produces MSFRGGGGRGGRGGGFNRGGGGYGGGGGGGGYGGRGGGGGFRGGGRGGRGGFQDYGPPEYVVALGEFMHPCEDEIVCKCVTEENKVPYFNAPVYLENKEQIGKVDEIFGQLRDFYFSVKLSDNMKASSFKKLQKFYVDPMKLLPLQRFLPRPPGEKGPPRGGRGGRGGRGGPRGGGFRGGRGGGDRGGFGRGGFGGGRGGGFRGRGGGGGRGFRGGR; encoded by the exons ATGTCCTTccgaggaggaggtggaagagggggcCGTGGTGGCGGATTCAACCGTGGTGGAGGAGGatacggtggtggtggtggtggtggaggatatGGGGGTCGAGGTGGCGGCGGCGGTTTCCGAGGTGGTGGACGAGGAGGTCGAGGGGGCTTCCAAGACTATGGCCCTCCAGAATATGTGGTTG CATTAGGAGAATTCATGCATCCCTGTGAGGATGAAATTGTGTGCAAGTGTGTAACTGAGGAGAACAAAGTTCCCTACTTCAATGCACCCGTGTACTTGGAAAACAAGGAGCAAATCGGGAAAGTGGATGAAATCTTCGGCCAACTACGTGACTTT TATTTCTCTGTTAAACTCTCAGATAATATGAAGGCATCCTCATTCAAGAAACTACAGAAG TTCTATGTAGACCCAATGAAACTCCTACCACTCCAGAGGTTCCTTCCCAGGCCCCCGGGTGAGAAGGGTCCCCCAaggggaggcagaggaggtcGAGGTGGAAGAGGAGGTCCCCGTGGAG GTGGATTCCGTGGTGGCAGGGGCGGTGGTGACCGTGGTGGATTTGGCAGAGGCGGTTTTGGTGGTGGTCGAGGAGGGGGATtcagaggtagaggaggtggcgGTGGACGAGGATTCAGGG GTGGGAGATGA